The Mesorhizobium sp. INR15 region GGTTGCCGATGATCCTGATCCTCGGCGTATGGATCTTTTTCATGCGGCAGATGCAGTCCGGTTCCGGCCGCGCCATGGGTTTTGGCAAGTCGAAGGCCAAGCTTTTGACCGAAGCGCATGGCCGCGTCACATTCCAGGATGTTGCCGGCGTCGATGAGGCCAAGGAAGATCTGGAAGAGATCGTCGAATTCCTGCGCGACCCGCAGAAGTTCCAGCGGCTCGGCGGCAAGATTCCGCGCGGCGTGCTGCTCGTCGGCCCTCCGGGAACCGGCAAGACGCTGCTCGCCCGCTCGGTTGCCGGCGAAGCCAATGTGCCATTCTTCACCATTTCGGGCTCCGACTTCGTCGAGATGTTTGTCGGCGTCGGCGCGAGCCGTGTCCGCGACATGTTCGACCAGGCCAAGAAGAACGCGCCTTGCATCATCTTCATCGACGAAATCGATGCCGTCGGCCGTCATCGCGGCGCCGGTCTCGGTGGCGGCAATGATGAGCGCGAGCAGACGCTGAACCAGCTGCTGGTCGAGATGGATGGTTTCGAGTCCAACGAGAGCATCATCCTGATCGCCGCCACCAACAGGCCCGACGTGCTCGACCCGGCGCTGCTGCGTCCAGGCCGCTTCGACCGCCAGGTCGTGGTGCCGAACCCCGACATCGTTGGCCGCGAGAAGATCCTCAAGGTGCATGTGCGCAACGTGCCGCTGGCGCCGAATGTCGACCTCAAGGTCATCGCGCGCGGCACGCCGGGCTTCTCTGGTGCCGACCTGATGAACCTCGTCAACGAATCCGCCCTGATGGCGGCGCGGCGCAACAAGCGCCTCGTCACCATGGCCGAATTCGAGGACGCCAAGGACAAGATCATGATGGGCGCGGAGCGCCGCTCGTCGGCGATGACGATGGCCGAGAAGGAGCTTACCGCCTATCACGAAGCTGGCCATGCCATCCTGGCGCTCAACGTGCCGTCGGCCGATCCGCTGCACAAGGCGACGATCATTCCGCGCGGCCGGGCGCTCGGTATGGTCATGCAGTTGCCGGAAGGCGACCGTTATTCGATGAGCTACAAATACATGATCTCGCGTCTGGCGATCATGATGGGTGGCCGCGTTGCCGAGGAGTTCAAGTTCGGCAAGGAGAACATCACCTCCGGCGCTTCCTCGGATATCGAGCAGGCAACTAAGCTGGCGCGCGCCATGGTGACGCGCTGGGGCTTCTCCGACAAGCTCGGCCATGTTGCCTATGGCGATAACCAGGAAGAAGTGTTCCTGGGCCACTCGGTGGCGCGCACGCAGAATGTCTCGGAAGAGACGGCGCAGATCATCGATGCCGAAGTGCGCCGCCTGATCGATGAAGCCTATTCGTCGGCGAAGTCCATCCTGACCAAGAAGAAGAAGGAATGGATCACGTTGGCGCAGGGATTGCTGGAATACGAGACGCTGTCAGGCGAAGAGATCAAGCAGCTGATTGCGGGCAACAAGCCGGCGCGCGACCTTGGCGACGACACGCCGACAAGCCGTGGCTCGGCGGTGCCGAAATCCGGTCGCCGCAAAAAGGGTACCGAGCCCGAAGGCGGGATGGAGCCGCAGCCGCAAGGCTGACCAGGACCATCGAATTCAAAGAAACGCCGCGGCTTCAAACCCGCGGCGTTTTGCTATCCGCCACGGACCTTGTCACAGACTGTGCCGCGCGGGAGCGCTTGCCTCGCCGGCGCGTTGACCGCCCGTCCTGCCGGCATGTTGCTTGCCCCATCTGGCGAGCGGGATCAGGGCATTGTCCAGCTCCACACCGAATTCGGTGATTGATCGAGGACGCCGTGAGATCGAGCCGGCTCATCGTGGTCTGCCTCCTCGTCTACGACACGGTCCATGAGGTATTTGGGCCCGCGCAAGAAGGACTGGCGGGGCGAACGCTGGTCAATCTCAATGGCACGCAGGGCAGGCGCGGGCCATGGCGTCATGGGCCGACAGGCTTGGTGCCGATTATGTCGACGGCGGCATCATCGCCGTGCCGCCGATGATCGGCCGGCCGGAGGCGTTGATCCTTTACAGTGGCTCCAAGCAAGGCTTTGACCGCCATGCCGAACAACTCGGCGCGATTGGCACAGCCAGATATCTCGGTGAGGACGCCGGGTTGGCGCCGCTTTATGACATTTCGCTGCTGGGGGGATGTATGGCTTGTTCGCAGGCGTGATGCACGCGTTGGCGTTGGTCGGGACCTCGAAAGTTCCAGCAAGCGAATTCATGCCGCTGCTGATGTCCTGGCTTGCGGCCATGCAGGGCGGATTGCCGAAATGGGCTGAGCAGATCGACGCGGGCGATCACGCCAGCGATGTGGCGTCCAACCTCGGCATGCAGGCCGAAGCTTATATCAACCTGATTGATGCAAGCAGCGAGGCAGGCATCAGCACCGAACTCGTGCTGCCGATGCAGGGCCTGATGAAGCGCGGTGTGGCCGCTGGCAAGGCCAATGCCGATCTTACAAGCCTTGTCGGCCTTTTGCGGTCGCCACGGCCCGCGGCCTGAGATGTAGAGAGCGCAAACAAAAGCCCACGAGGCGGATGCCTCGCGGGCTTTTGTTCTTCTGTTCTGCTTGCGGCGATCAGCCTTTCAGCTTGGCGTTGCAGAGGCTGTAGAAGCCGCCGCCCTTCTGGATCCACTTCAGGCCGCCGAGCGCATTGGCGTCCTTGAGGACATAATACTGGTCAAGGCAGGTGTGCATGCGGCCCTTGCCGGGGGTCTCGGTGGCGTATTTCGCCGCGATAGCAGCCGGGAAGGTGACGCCCTTCGGCGCGGCTGTCGTCGGCTTCGCAGGCTCGTTTGTGTAGCTGGCTTCGCTCGGAGCCGGGACGCTGTCGTCGTCCGATGCGCCGGCGCCGCATTCAGTCTTGCGGAAGTCGTTCCACTTCATGCCTTTCAGCGTGTTGCCCGTCTTCGCCGCCTGATACTTGGTGCTGCATTCCGCCATGGTCAGGCTCTTGCCACCCGCGGCAGGAGCGGTCGTGGTCGCGGCCGCCTTTGTGGTCGCGGGCTTCGTATCAGCCGCTGCCGTCGCTCCGGCAGCGCACTCGGCCTTGCGGAAATCATTCCATTTCATGCCGTTCAACGTGCCGGCAGCCTTCGCGGCCTGGTACTTGGTGCTGCACTCTTTCGCGGTCAGGCCCTTGGCGGCGCTGTCAGCAGGCGCGGCGGCAACTGCCTTGGCTGCCTTGGCGGGTTTTGTTTCGGCCGCCTTGGTGGCAGCCGGCTTGGTGGCGTCCGTCGCGGCGGCGGCGG contains the following coding sequences:
- the ftsH gene encoding ATP-dependent zinc metalloprotease FtsH, which produces MNPNYRNLALWAIIAVLLIALFNLFQTPQTRGASSDVPYSQFLQDVAAGRVKTVTIAGARITGTYTDNASGFQTYSPGDPSLVSRLQDKNVTINARPENDGSGSLFSMLISWLPMILILGVWIFFMRQMQSGSGRAMGFGKSKAKLLTEAHGRVTFQDVAGVDEAKEDLEEIVEFLRDPQKFQRLGGKIPRGVLLVGPPGTGKTLLARSVAGEANVPFFTISGSDFVEMFVGVGASRVRDMFDQAKKNAPCIIFIDEIDAVGRHRGAGLGGGNDEREQTLNQLLVEMDGFESNESIILIAATNRPDVLDPALLRPGRFDRQVVVPNPDIVGREKILKVHVRNVPLAPNVDLKVIARGTPGFSGADLMNLVNESALMAARRNKRLVTMAEFEDAKDKIMMGAERRSSAMTMAEKELTAYHEAGHAILALNVPSADPLHKATIIPRGRALGMVMQLPEGDRYSMSYKYMISRLAIMMGGRVAEEFKFGKENITSGASSDIEQATKLARAMVTRWGFSDKLGHVAYGDNQEEVFLGHSVARTQNVSEETAQIIDAEVRRLIDEAYSSAKSILTKKKKEWITLAQGLLEYETLSGEEIKQLIAGNKPARDLGDDTPTSRGSAVPKSGRRKKGTEPEGGMEPQPQG